AGGTTCTGGTGTTGGAAAAACAACTGTAACACCAGCATGCCCTGTTCTTTGAACCCTGTGCAGGCCACCTGTTATCAATTCTTTGAGAGCTACAAGAGTAAGAGAGGATATCTACCTCGTTTTGAAAGGTTGGATCTTTGGAGAAAGCCTCTATGACATCTGCAGTGCTCAGGTGTGAGCTCTTCCCAAACTGGAAAGACTTTAGATTAAGGCAGAGATTCATCTGAGGATCACCTAAGCACTTACACAAAGGAGTTCCCTTGTCTGTTCAGCAAGATATTAGCTTGCGCATGCAGAGAGCATCAAAGGTAAAGACAAAACTAAATTTCGTTTTTAGTCCAGATCAGTCATCAGTGACTTCTGTTCTACAACTATCACTTCTTTGTGAAGGAATCCACTGAAAGTCGGCATTAGTGGCATTGTTCACATGGTTGTCAAGGACAGCCCTGCAGGAGCTCTAGTGCAGCATATTCCTTGAGTCATTGAAAACAGAGTGGACAAATCTTAGAGAAGGTATGGCAATGAGCAATCCTGCCTTGCTGGCAGAGTGGACAGACTGGGGGACCTATTAAGATCTTAGCTCTCTGTGTTCTTTGTTGATTTCCACatccttttttgctgttttttcagcaGCATAAATTGCTCCTTTTTTGTCTGTAGGGAGGCAATGACTTTgacagagaggggaaaaagcagtCCACATGCCTCATTATGCCTTCAGCACTAGCTTTGTGCCCAGAGCAAAATGAGAGGCACTCTGAAGGAAGGTGTTCATGCACCACCTCCTGGAAAGGCAGTCATTGCCCACATTAACCCCGCGTTCCTCTGTGAAAAGAGGGGTGTAACATTAACTGCCTCTAGCAGAATCTGGAATTTGAAGACCCACCGAATCTGACCGAACAGCAGGCAGGATTTGGTCTCACAGGGACTTTCTGACCAGCTGTTAAATCAGTCAGTCATTAGCAAGGGAGGGTCAGGACTACTAGAAATGCTGCCTGCCTATGGAAGCAGGAAAGACACCAGTGGAAGCTGGCTGCAGCCAACCAGACCCACAGACCAGACTAAGTCAAAACCTACCACGTTTTTTAGGCTGAGATGCTGACAAACTTTCCAAGGCATAGGCCACCTCTGACCCTTCCTCAGTTGAGAGCTGATCCTTCAACTTTTCcagctgtttaaaaacaaatacagcagtGAACAAATGCCCCATCAGGAAGAGCTCCGCGCTCTGCAGCTCGCTGGAAAGTGCAGTACAGTTCAGGGCAGAATGTACAGACAAGCTGGCTGGCAGTACCACTGGGGAGGACAAGTTCTTCCCTGGAATAGGACCTTTCCAGGAAACTCTGCCTTTGGAGCACTCATGCTTACTCCCACGTTTCCTCTTCTCCTTAGCTGCTTGTTTCAGGGCAGCAGTGTGGTAaccctctgctccttccctttggTACAATCCAAACCCCTATGGAGAGGAGGCCATGTAGAAGGAAACTGTAGCAATAAGACTCACGTCAGTGCTGACTCACAGGGGTGGGAGGTCCCCAGGCATCCCACCACTGCAGCAGAGAGGGTCACACCTCTATCTGTTCTTCTGAGCTGTGGCTCCcactcccttccctccctctgctcctgctAGCTTCCCTTGGTCACAATGGGGAACATCTACAGCATATCTTCTCCATCTGTAGCtactcttctccttttccagtgGACTGGATATAGTTATGACCATCGTCTAGACTTCTGCTTTGGCAACATCACTCCCAGGAAGTCTGATTTAATATCACTCAGCTCTGGGTTGAGGGGGTGGGGTAGGAGCTGGGAGCCTCCCATATCTAGCATACCATActgttggttttgtttggttttgttttgtttttccaatccaaatttaaaatgaaatgaagtggACCGAAGGGATCCACATAGACGCCTGTATCTGGCCTGAGGGTGAAAAGGGCTTCCGCTATCTGTGGGGTCCGGAGCACAGTGGGAGCCACATCAAAGTTGCTGCATGCCTTTCCATATTCCTGGAACCTTGTTGTAGGATGGGGCTGGCACAGCAAGGCCCTGACCCTGAGTAGGGCCTCCCTCCTTAGTCTTATTGTCTGGTACAGTGTTTATCCCTCCAATTTAAACTAATTACTGGATGCAGAGAGGTGATGCATGCGTGAGAAGGCAGCATtatctccccttctccctcctttttcaTCCATTGGGAGTTCCTTCAACAGttcttttctcctggcttgGCCAGGCAGAGGCAAGAGCTGTCTCAGTCTTTACTGCATTAGGCTATAGGCTATATTAGGCTTTTCTGCCCCTTTatcttttccagtttgtgcAGATCTTTAGCCCAggttctcctttttcctttgtgtgaTACATGCTTATGCTGTAGCACCAGAATAAAGAACATGAGGATGTAAAGatagaaaagaatataaaaacaatatacACATTTGTTTAGCTGAGCTGTTATTCATGCAACAATGCATATATGCATCTGAGCATTTACTTCTCTCACCTGTTCAAGTTCTTCAAATTTCTTTGCCAGCTCCCAGTCTGCAAGAAAGGACAGGGTAACATCAATATCCACATTGCTTTCCAAAGCTcaaatcagaaacattttcttcatttaaccTCTTTAACGGTCAATAATGAAATACCTATTTATCATTTAATTCCTGTTAGTGATCTCCAAACCTATGGTAGCAGAATGATAGAAAATGTAGGCTTTCTCTACTGAATTCTATGAGCTTTACCCTAATTCTCCGTTGTAAGAGAAGTTTCTTTCATCATTCAGCAAGGCTTTAATGGGACTGGTTCAACAAGGTTATGTACTGTGTAGAACAAACTCAGGTGAATctctttgttgctttttactGATAACAGCAAATCTATGATGTTTGTATGATGGCATTTCTGTCACTGGCTGTTTATATGAACTCATATTGTTtcctttaaagcttttttatcCTCATATTACCCATGTGGGCAGAAGCCTGCAGACACAGACTTAGCCTAGCATAACTCATCGCTTTTAAAGTGAGCAAACTTCAGAGTAGGCAGAGTGTAGCAACAGGAGAAGTAATGTACCAGTCAATGAATGGATTTCACACTTCTAAATGTTAGGGGAGCACAAGGAAATTATAAATTGGACAAGACCCTGTACTTTAAATCCCCTTCACCTACATCTGCCccaaggaaggaggaaggacagAGTACAACGTTTAATTGCATGTATTACAGCTCACTGCAGTCATGCTGTAGTAGGGATATCTCGTATGGGCTCATGGGAGCTCTGTGCCTAAGAGCTCTCTCTATCTGTCCTCCCTTGGACTGGGGGAAGCAGCTGTCAAGTCACTGGCAGTAGAGGAGCTTGCTGCTTCCTCTAGCTCGTTCACCCTCCCTTCTCTGAGCAGGGGCTAGGATTGGGGGGCAGCTTCTTAGATCAGACTTAGAGACTTCAAAGCTGCGCAGTGCTGCACTAGACTGTCAAAAACCTACGCACATGGCTGAATAAACTGCCCTGAGATAGCCAATTGAGGATGTGGGAGGAGTTAGGTTGCCTATGGACTCAATCTGAAACCTCCATCGGAACAAAGAGTCTAGACTAGCAAtaggaaaagctgcaggaagGGACATGGGATTTCTCACTCCTGAAAACTGAGGTACCTTATTTGAGATACCTGATACCAGACTGATGTTGAAACGGTGGAACTATTGGAATAAGATAGCTGAAACAGTGGAAAGCACCACCATGGGATGGGCTAGGTCAAAATTCCCAGTCAAAGCTGAATGAAGACTGTGGCAGTTTTCTTGGGCAGCCAGGGGAATGCAAAGTGATCAGTTGTCTTCAAATGCCAGTTtacaaaagaaacataaaagtaAGCAGAAGAGCcaagaaaaagttaaagaatGTCCCTGCTAGACCCCACATGAAAGCTAAAAATTCAAGACCTGGAATTGCCTCCTTTGTCTGCTCAGTGGCTGCAGACATTGGTCTGGATCTCCAAAGGGATTTAGGCGTCTAATTCTCCTGATTTCAGATAAGACTTCAGCACACAGACACATTGCCAAatgaggctttttctttttgcatttgaaactGAACAGAAgggttccaaaaaaaaaaaaaaaagctgactgcattctcagcttctctttcaAGAAGGAAACAATTTAATTGAAAGATTCTGAATATTGTCTGATACATATTcataaaacaggaaaagtaaCAGTGTATTATATCATGGCTTGATTTGAGAGTCAATATGGTGCTGGGAGTGGACATGGGGCTCCATTCTTGGCAGTGCCAGAAACGACCTCAGGCAGGTTCCTCTTAAACATGTCTTTACACATCATTAAGGTACAGACTAACAGTCCTGTACCTCTACAAGTGGCAAGTGCCACTTAAGAGCTTGTTGATACTattattttgcacattttaacCTCTTTCAGAGTTTCAGTTGCCTATTTTGGCTCAACTTTGCACAAACTGTAAGCTTGGCCAATGACAGCTATGAATAGAAAATGAACAGTGGTTGAAATTTGGAACAGATTATCTTAGGCAGGGGGAAGGAAACTAATTTATGGACGATGCCTTGAGAAACTGCCTGCTCTAAATCCTCTGTCTGTGCTTTGCTCAGAGATTCATTATATTGAATTGTCTGGCATAAAATGCAGTCTTTCCTCTAGGAATAATAAGTGCAATAATCCATAAACCAAtcataaaaatttcattttttgaatgcATCTCTTTTACAAGAAGAATGTCTTTGTTAGTATAAGGACttgatttatttgtatttatcgTTTAGCCACTGCCTCACTGCATTAACAAGGGGCTGGGAAAGAGCACTAAGTGATTTGATGTATTGGATTTTCATGACACAGTTTCTGCTGGGCccctctctcttctgtttttataggACACAACAGCTTCTTGCTCTGAGACTACCACATATTGCCCAAACTCTTCCCTGACTTTGGTGGCCGTGGGAATAGCTGACCTCCATAATCCATGCGGAGTTTGTGATTGTAATGCCTAGTGTCATGGAAAGTCCAACTTCCTCTTCAGTGAGCCTGAGTCTGGAGCCTGTTGCAACATGCAAAATGGCCTTAAATTTGGCACAAGGACAGACAGGAAAATCCTATATGTGCCCTGTCTTTGTCCTCTCTGCTGCATGGGAAAAGCTCATTGTCTGACCCTCTTCCACCAGTAACAATTACTCCAGCTCAGTTGGGAGCTTCTGGTGCAGTTATCCGAGCTTACACTTGACCCTAATGGATCTCTGTCTTATGCTGTCTTCAAAAACGTTAGCCTCCTGTGTGCTCAAGAGGTGACAACCTGACACTGATTTGTATCTCAAAAGCACTATGGCTATGTGGTGGGGGCAGGCGGAGCTAGCCTAAGCCCTAAACAATATTCAGCATTTATCCCAGGGATGACAGGGGTGCAGGGACTCAACAGCATCTCTCTTCATTATTAGTCATgccacatacatacacatgcttCATTGGCAACTCAGCACTGAGTGTCAGAGGATCTAGGTTGTACATTTTTGGACAGTTTTGCATTGCATTGCAAAGTCAGGTCCAGAAGCCCCAGGAGGCAGAACACCTGCTGTTAATCAGATATAGGCAGcacactgaaatgcagaagctaaactctctctgttttctgagCAGTCTGTATTTGCTAGCAAACTCAACACATAAGGAGCAGGCTCCTTGCATTCATGTGAGCACAGCTGCAGGAAGCTGAGATCTCCATCCCTTTCACTTACCAATATTTTCTGGTCTTTGCCATGcaagtttctttttaagaagcAGAGTCAGCAGTGTGTCCTCATGATTTGTGTCTTCTCCCTCCGGATGCACTCGGTTCTCTGCAGCACATAAAACACACTTCTGTCAGTCCCTAATGCCAAAAAGGATGGACCCTTCAGCCCCCAacattaaagcaaaaattaaaactcagaagtagaaggaaaatgtcttctgtctttcccagAGTGGAAGAAGCTTGAGGGAAATGCAAGGTATGTGAAGGCAGAACAAAATTTCTGGCCAGTAAGGTCTGTGCACTAAAAGGGTGCAGGATGGGAAAACCCTCCCtgccagctctgggctgctgtcCAGTCCCAATGTAACGTCATCAGTATGACTGGCTGCAGTGAGCTGAAGACATCACCCAGATTTAGAGAATCCCAGCCCCCTCTGCAGGGTGGATGTACTCAATGTCTTTGCAAAGCCGGTCACTAACTCATGAGATGCTTCTCAAAATTATGAGTGCTCCCCAGACTCACTTCGTCCATCTTCCTAGGGCCAACAAAAGTGGGAACTAGGTCCCCACTGGAGCTGATGTATGTGTAGCATAACTGAagagctctgcagccccacagtCTAGCCTTGTGCTTGGTCTGGCCTGGGAGCTAATCTATC
This Rhea pennata isolate bPtePen1 chromosome 9, bPtePen1.pri, whole genome shotgun sequence DNA region includes the following protein-coding sequences:
- the UTS2B gene encoding urotensin-2B produces the protein MLLGGGNMEKKWSVPLSLGVLTILTMTVYVPSTCGEPYLLQGKLEYRLADPENRVHPEGEDTNHEDTLLTLLLKKKLAWQRPENIDWELAKKFEELEQLEKLKDQLSTEEGSEVAYALESLSASQPKKRACFWKYCI